In Hippoglossus hippoglossus isolate fHipHip1 chromosome 24, fHipHip1.pri, whole genome shotgun sequence, a single genomic region encodes these proteins:
- the tcte1 gene encoding dynein regulatory complex subunit 5 — MSKSLHDPPGSSPKGPDDCRRLRRIIAEDPLWSLALVPSLSHLCLKSFVRDFEGLTVYEQLSNTQRVFIQERLPPSLPLSVTANVIEDGVYWKRCCKQQWHLCDVSHYGDSWKRMFFERRLEGVIELFIPGVTETKKILEMVPLCENYVKRLDISQLLTPIREPKKGKEEEDNFLGLENDDEYDGPLMNHFDFSILLEKLTCLEELHVVYRVKQCGLNYEGRMFEMNYQDCLSLAKALKSCKTLKLLRLHQSNIDDMKVQMLVKQLLGHPSLRELDFSHNVIRDSGAGAVGKLLTKSKLEVLNMCDNEITDPGATAIAYALSKNSTLVSLNLRLNRLRDEGGRAIAEALLNNNTLRHLHLGANEVTGPTAIALAKVIAQNNTLKSINLSCNNLGEDGGKALEEAMSHNTSVTECDIRLSEVDEQIVSSINQVVWTNQGLGKKRIQLE; from the exons ATGTCCAAATCCCTTCACGATCCTCCAGGGTCCAGCCCCAAAGGCCCTGACGACTGCAGAAGGTTGAGAAGGATCATTGCTGAAGATCCTCTCTGGTCCCTGGCTCTAGTGCCCAGTCTATCACACCTCTGCCTGAAAAGCTTCGTGAGAGACTTTGAGG GGCTTACTGTATATGAACAACTTTCAAACACCCAGAGAGTCTTCATCCAGGAGAGGCTACCTCCTTCCCTGCCCCTGAGCGTGACAGCCAATGTGATCGAGGATGGCGTCTACTGGAAGCGATGCTGCAAGCAGCAGTGGCATCTTTGTGATGTCTCTCATTATGGCGACAGCTGGAAACGAATGTTCTTTGAAAGGCGCCTGGAGGGCGTGATTGAGCTTTTTATTCCAGGTgtaacagagacaaagaaaatcctAGAGATGGTCCCGCTCTGTGAGAACTACGTCAAGAGGCTGGATATTTCCCAGCTGCTGACGCCTATCAGGGAGCCCAagaaggggaaggaggaggaggacaattTCTTGGGGTTGGAAAATGACGATGAATATGATGGACCCCTAATGAACCACTTCGACTTCAGCATCTTGCTTGAAAAGCTGACCTGCCTGGAAGAGCTCCATGTGGTATACAGAGTCAAACAATGTGGTCTGAACTATGAAGGGAGGATGTTTGAGATGAACTACCAAGACTGTTTGTCCCTCGCCAAGGCCCTTAAGTCCTGTAAAACTTTGAAG cttctgcgGCTCCATCAAAGCAACATTGATGACATGAAGGTCCAGATGCTGGTGAAACAACTTTTGGGCCACCCGTCCCTGAGGGAGCTCGACTTTTCTCACAACGTGATCAGAGACAGTGGCGCCGGAGCTGTCGGCAAGCTGCTCACCAAGAGTAAACTGGAGGTCCTGAACATGTGTGACAATGAGATCACAGACCCAGGGGCCACAGCCATTGCTTATGCCTTGTCTAAGAATTCCACTCTTGTGTCACTTAACCTGCGTCTCAACCGCCTGAGAGACGAGGGAGGTCGAGCCATAGCTGAGGCCTTGCTGAACAACAACACCTTACGTCACCTGCACCTGGGAGCCAATGAGGTGACGGGCCCCACCGCCATCGCTCTGGCTAAAGTGATAGCTCAGAATAACACTCTGAAGAGCATCAATCTCTCCTGCAACAACCTTGGCGAG GATGGAGGTAAAGCTCTGGAGGAGGCGATGTCTCACAACACCAGCGTGACGGAGTGTGATATCCGCCTGTCCGAGGTCGACGAGCAGATCGTGTCCTCTATCAACCAGGTGGTTTGGACCAATCAGGGTTTAGGGAAAAAAAGGATACAGCTGGAGTGA